In one Liolophura sinensis isolate JHLJ2023 chromosome 11, CUHK_Ljap_v2, whole genome shotgun sequence genomic region, the following are encoded:
- the LOC135478092 gene encoding uncharacterized protein LOC135478092 — protein MEQTLGGPQSYRDPCWQGKTPYWKGSGYYVPSERGWQMYHEYRDVPPKDRINAILFEKQAFFRSVIQQLGDDKAPGGVLFKNPAHGRLSTPHEKLILQKPGGWDHVWTGAGLYMQQNDTWINDQSGANVPAEALLFINEEDWIKFKHAHNNPSYNIMLKTKSNMCSLVIHISIICTCT, from the exons ATGGAGCAGACCCTCGGAGGGCCACAGTCGTACCGGGACCCCTGCTGGCAAGGGAAGACCCCGTACTGGAAGGGCTCGGGGTATTACGTACCATCAGAACGAGGCTGGCAGATGTACCACGAGTACCGGGACGTCCCGCCCAAAGACAGAATCAACGCCATCTTGTTTGAGAAGCAAGCGTTTTTTCGCTCAGTCATTCAGCAGCTTGGGGATGACAAAGCCCCAGGGG gtgttttatttaaaaaccCTGCCCACGGGCGTCTGAGCACACCCCACGAGAAGCTAATCCTGCAGAAGCCTGGGGGCTGGGACCACGTGTGGACGGGGGCAGGGCTTTACATGCAGCAGAATGACACGTGGATTAATGATCAGAGCGGAGCTAATGTACCCGCTGAAGCTTTACTCTTCATCAACGAGGAGGACTGGATTAAGTTTAAACACGCGCACAACAACCC AAGTTACAACATCATGCtaaaaacaaaatctaacaTGTGTTCATTAGTTATACATATCTCcattatctgtacatgtacctaa
- the LOC135478058 gene encoding uncharacterized protein LOC135478058, giving the protein MAVPKAHYKPEYTHSKGSILVERGPYRAIPENNYLSGAGMSHVWAGVGHYVPSSRGWIPIHDYHSLPRETRRDAIYMESEDQYVSFVKNRDTPSGLYHKSVGLRPSGVPELRLDGYTRDLPNMPPPEVFQRPWPKDDCHFPVNREPRGGYYGYYHEALKAANTRRDAARPFYEKIRAEDVPKL; this is encoded by the exons ATGGCTGTTCCAAAGGCCCACTATAAGCCTGAGTACACCCACAGTAAGGGCAGTATCCTGGTAGAAAGAGGTCCTTACCGGGCGATTCCCGAGAACAACTACCTGTCAGGAGCGGGCATGTCTCATGTGTGGGCGGGGGTGGGCCATTACGTGCCCTCGTCCCGGGGGTGGATACCCATCCACGACTACCACTCTCTTCCACGTGAGACTCGACGAGACGCCATTTACATGGAGAGTGAGGACCAGTATGTCTCCTTCGTCAAGAATCGTGACACTCCGTCAG GCCTCTACCACAAAAGCGTCGGCCTGCGTCCATCCGGTGTTCCAGAGTTGCGACTTGACGGATACACCCGGGATTTGCCAAACATGCCACCACCGGAAGTGTTCCAGAGGCCATGGCCCAAAGACGACTGCCATTTCCCCGTTAATAGAGAACCACGCGGTGGTTACTATGGTTACTATCACGAAGCTTTGAAAGCCGCAAACACGCGAAGAGATGCCGCACGGCCGTTTTACGAGAAAATCCGAGCAGAAGACGTTCCGAAGTTATAG
- the LOC135477936 gene encoding putative ankyrin repeat protein RF_1099 — protein sequence MSANASVLEDLQSQLEVAHIPFENLSTLVQTGDERLVEEFLTENIKVEGSGTQLLQSQLYIASFWGMKDIVKELLNRGAAPNHQNKRTLWTPLHAATFQEHGPVVMVLLEHGADPQVKDFEGRSPKDFASASEKIWPHFAALGLQRTSKQQLIDKGVIRKISLPSQSYTGGHYRLTSYDRPESTYAFYEDSSLAAAVNGDVLADDEQGKQPTQQPQFMMWR from the exons ATGTCGGCGAACGCGAGTGTCCTGGAAGATTTACAGTCTCAGCTTGAAGTTGCGCACATCCCTTTTGAAAACTTGTCAACTTTAGTGCAGACTGGAGATGAACGG CTTGTGGAGGAGTTCCTCACAGAGAACATTAAGGTAGAGGGAAGTGGTACTCAACTGCTGCAGTCTCAGCTATACATAG CATCATTTTGGGGCATGAAAGACATTGTTAAAGAACTGTTGAACAGGGGAGCTG CGCCCAACCACCAGAATAAGAGGACGTTATGGACACCCCTGCATGCTGCTACATTCCAGGAACATGGCCCA GTTGTCATGGTGTTATTGGAGCATGGAGCTGATCCACAAGTGAAAGACTTCGAAGGAAG GTCCCCAAAAGACTTTGCGTCGGCCTCCGAGAAAATCTGGCCTCATTTTGCTGCCCTTGGGCTGCAGAGAACTAGCAAACAGCAGCTGATAGACAAGGGTGTCATCAGGAAG ATATCCCTGCCCTCACAGAGTTATACAGGAGGCCATTATAGACTG ACATCTTACGACAGACCGGAGTCCACCTATGCCTTTTATGAAGACTCGTCTTTAGCTGCAGCTGTCAATGGAGACGTGTTAGCTGATGATGAACAGGGGAAGCAACCCACGCAACAGCCACAGTTTATGATGTGGCGGTga